One part of the Lycium ferocissimum isolate CSIRO_LF1 chromosome 8, AGI_CSIRO_Lferr_CH_V1, whole genome shotgun sequence genome encodes these proteins:
- the LOC132068674 gene encoding cell differentiation protein rcd1-like, which produces MYLIDINLRGDVLIHLNKLIKQRGENCIDLALELWNSFNTVYILLQEVTAAYRRFSTSTLTMEESTRVRNALAVLQQTYHIIFTHFSKFLNEKPLEFVRLGSLDLIGALAKFDDQYGPEILNFFLDTQGACTAWIMVIN; this is translated from the exons ATGTATCTTATTGACATTAATCTTCGTGGAGATGTTCTTATTCATCTCAACAAACTCATTAAACAG agGGGAGAAAATTGCATCGATCTTGCTTTGGAGTTGTGGAACTCCTTTAATACAGTCTACATACTGCTACAG GAAGTAACAGCAGCGTACCGGAGGTTTTCAACCTCGACATTAACCATGGAGGAATCTACTCGAGTTCGTAATGCTCTTGCTGTACTTCAG CAAACATACCACATTATCTTTACccatttctccaaatttctaaaTGAGAAGCCTCTGGAATTTGTGAGGCTTGGCAGCTTGGATCTTATCGGTGCCCTAGCAAAG TTTGATGATCAATATGGGCCAgaaattcttaatttttttctagataCACAAGGTGCCTGCACTGCATGGATCATGGTGATAAACTGA
- the LOC132066441 gene encoding uncharacterized protein LOC132066441 — translation MPKCSLHRRFKHGDIRRHSSVIKLHLSEEDKKARQQFCISMIEGSSIPRDPIFKNMFNIVLIDEKWFYMTKKSQCYYLLSDEDEPLRTCKSKNFIAKVMFLVALARPRFDNEGKELFSGKIGLWAFVKREPAKRASANRPAGIMETKALTSVNRDISRSYFIEKVIPSIKAKWLREDIGSPIFIQQDNARTHICLDDEEFRQVATQDGFDIRLMCQPPNSPDLNILDLGFFRAIQSLQHKEAPKTIDELIDAVVNVYESFLSIRSNHIFLTLQSCMVEIMKEKGSKKYQTPHMKKEMLEKEGQLPIQLKCDPDLVEETLRYLGSV, via the coding sequence ATGCCGAAGTGCAGTTTGCATAGACGCTTCAAGCATGGAGATATACGAAGGCATTCGAGTGTCATAAAACTCCATCtaagtgaagaagataaaaaaGCTCGTCAGCAATTTTGCATATCAATGATTGAAGGTAGTAGTATACCACGTGATCCAATTTTCAAGAACATGTTTAACATCGTCCTCATTGACGAAAAGTGGTTTTACATGACAAAAAAGTCTCAGTGCTACTACCTGCTATCGGACGAAGATGAGCCACTGCGAACTTGTAAGAGCAAAAATTTCATCGCAAAAGTGATGTTTTTAGTTGCTTTAGCTCGTCCGAGGTTTGACAATGAAGGAAAGGAATTGTTCTCTGGGAAGATTGGTTTATGGGCGTTTGTCAAGCGAGAACCAGCCAAAAGAGCAAGCGCCAATAGACCTGCAGGCATAATGGAGACAAAGGCATTAACCTCGGTAAATAGAGACATTTCACGGTCATACTTTATCGAGAAGGTCATTCCTTCCATCAAAGCAAAATGGCTAAGAGAGGACATAGGCTCTCCAATATTTATTCAACAAGATAATGCGAGAACACACATTTGTCTTGATGATGAAGAATTTCGTCAAGTAGCCACTCAAGACGGGTTCGATATTCGTCTAATGTGTCAACCTCCAAACTCTCccgatttaaatattttggacCTTGGATTTTTCAGGGCCATTCAATCCTTACAACACAAGGAGGCACCTAAAACAATTGACGAGCTTATTGATGCTGTTGTGAATGTGTATGAATCTTTTCTATCAATCAGGTCCAATCACATCTTTTTAACATTACAATCATGCATGGTAGAGATCATGAAAGAAAAAGGCTCAAAAAAGTACCAAACTCCACATATGAAGAAAGAGATGTTGGAGAAGGAAGGTCAACTTCCTATTCAACTAAAGTGTGATCCCGATTTAGTAGAAGAAACTCTCAGATATTTAGGTTCAGTTTAG